A region of Streptomyces sp. NBC_01788 DNA encodes the following proteins:
- a CDS encoding helix-turn-helix domain-containing protein, translating to MTERFGSWHDMTTRALIPSVVRSDHEADFRASARVLDLGAVDVSALAYPSLETRRTTKLIRQSDPDSYQLMLNLRGSHRILQAGRDTTSGPGEVMFFDTSRPWQGWASADQDTVRGVMVQVPRALLPLPANKVDRLTAVRLPARDGMGALLSGYLTQLVAGAATYTSADGARLATCTLDLLTAFLAHHLDAASSMPPQTHHRALLMKIHAFIQQHLGDPDLSPGAVAAAHHISLRSLHRLFQDQDTTVSGWIRARRLERCRRDLADPLLSNQPIHALAARWGFAGPAHFSRAFRAVYGLGPQDYRQQHQVDRASRGTHRQAPGTPRQ from the coding sequence GTGACCGAGCGGTTCGGCTCCTGGCACGACATGACGACCAGGGCGTTGATACCCAGCGTGGTCCGCAGCGATCACGAGGCGGACTTCCGGGCGAGCGCGCGAGTGCTGGACCTGGGCGCGGTGGACGTGTCCGCGCTGGCATACCCGTCGCTGGAGACCCGCCGGACGACGAAGCTGATCCGGCAATCCGACCCTGATTCCTACCAGCTGATGCTCAACCTACGCGGTAGCCACCGGATCCTCCAGGCCGGCCGGGACACCACCAGCGGCCCCGGTGAGGTGATGTTCTTCGACACCTCGCGTCCCTGGCAGGGCTGGGCATCCGCTGACCAGGACACCGTGAGAGGAGTGATGGTGCAAGTCCCCCGGGCCCTGCTGCCGCTCCCGGCGAACAAGGTCGACCGGCTCACCGCCGTGCGGTTGCCCGCACGCGACGGGATGGGCGCCCTGCTGTCCGGCTACCTCACGCAGCTGGTCGCGGGCGCCGCCACCTACACCTCGGCGGACGGCGCCCGACTGGCCACCTGCACCCTTGACCTGCTCACCGCCTTCCTCGCCCACCACCTCGACGCCGCCTCGTCGATGCCACCCCAGACCCACCACCGGGCCCTGCTGATGAAGATCCACGCCTTCATCCAGCAGCACCTGGGCGACCCGGACCTGTCCCCGGGCGCGGTCGCCGCGGCCCACCACATCTCCTTGCGTTCCCTGCACCGGCTCTTTCAGGACCAGGACACCACCGTCTCCGGCTGGATCCGCGCCCGCCGACTGGAGCGCTGCCGCCGCGACCTGGCCGACCCCCTCCTGAGCAACCAGCCGATCCACGCCCTCGCAGCGCGCTGGGGCTTCGCAGGCCCCGCGCACTTCTCCCGTGCCTTCCGCGCCGTCTACGGACTCGGCCCCCAGGACTACCGCCAGCAGCACCAAGTCGACCGAGCCTCACGTGGCACGCATCGGCAAGCACCTGGCACTCCTCGTCAATGA